From the genome of Pseudoliparis swirei isolate HS2019 ecotype Mariana Trench chromosome 1, NWPU_hadal_v1, whole genome shotgun sequence:
GCGGCGCGCGCCCTCATGTGCGTGGCCATCTTCATGGGCTGGCTCTCGTGCACCGTGTCCTGCTGCGGCATGAAGTGCACCACCTGCGCCGGCGACGACCGCCGCGCCAAGGCCGGCATCGCGCTCTCCGGCGGagtcctcttcatcctcacgGGCCTGTGCGTGCTCATCCCCGTCTCCTGGACCGCCAACACCGTCGTGCAGGACTTCTACAACCCCCAAGTGCCGCTGATGCACAAGCGCGAGCTGGGCCAGGCCATCTACCTGGGCTGGGCGTCCGGCGTCATCCTCATGATCAGCGGCGCCGTGTTGAGCAGCACCTGCCCCCtcatggagaggaggagcggccGGTACCGCCGCGGCCACGTCGGCCGGAGCTTCGCCAACACGCCCGCTTCGGCCCCGGATCCCCCGAAGCCCATCACGTCGAATAGCGTTCCGCTGAAGGAGTACGTGTAGGACGAGGGCGCCGGTGGAGAGAGGACGAGTTAAAGAGCTGATGCTGTTTGAAAAACTCTAACATTTTAAGTCTGTGAATTTTAagctttaaaatgaaatatttatgaatatatccatcctttattttatttatatagatatatgtaaacatatatatatatataaatatttatataaatatttatatatagatatatgtaaacatatatatataaatatttatatataaatatatatatttatataaatatttatatacatcttTGTAACGTTAAAATGTGTGTCTGCTGCACTGTGACTCACAGTAGCGCCTGAAAAAAGCCCGTTGCCCTCATCGTGGGATGGAGTTTGACCGACGTGGTTTTAATGATGGCTTGTGTTGTGGAGGTTGCCGTGGTTTCATCAACCGTTGTTCGCTGAcagacgtcccccccccccccccccagtctgtCACAAAGCCTTGACGTGATTGTGTGTGAAATAAAACCAGTTGGTTACAGCGTGTCATGTGTTCTGGTCGTTTCTCTAAAGTACATTTGCCTCAGGGTTGTTGATCGGGGATGAAATGATGATACAGGGTAGATTTTGTGGATGTTGTAATTCCCTCACGTATAAAGTCtggtgcatgcacacacacctcctatCCAAGGAtgtttatttgaaatatatataaaattgtcCGGTCCTTGGGGGAGATATGTCGTCGTAATCCTGCATAAAAACACTAAGTCCCAGAGTTCCACCTGCGTCGCTGGTCCTCTTCACTGGGTCTCGGTAAAGAAGGACACGTTGTGAAGTGTGTCTGAAAGAAGACGGAGAAGCAATTAGTTAATCTACAAACCGCTCCACTGCTAACACTGAATAATGAAACGGCAGCCATTATAGATATGGCGGAGTGGTTGGCCTCTGGTCCGCTTGTCTTAAAAAATACGTTTTCTAAACTGACATTAGCCAAACGTAAAATGCTCGAGAAGGTAATCTATCGAGCAGACGTTGGCATTTTTGCTTTCggataataaaacaacaaataataataatgctgtccACCAGCTGCTCCACACAACTCATAGTGTGGCCTTTTGTCTATAGCGATACACAAATCTAGCCACAACAAAAACCTCTTTCATACTTTATGGTGGCCAGACTACTTCAGTGTGGACTATAGCAAACCAGTTGTCAACTCCATGTACCTGTGATGCGGTCCTCTGCACTGGGACACTCCAAGGATTTCCATCTTTCGGGAGCAGATTCTAAACAGGAGAGATCATCTGGCCTCAGAGTGAGCAGCAGAGTCTTCCTCTGTAGGAATCTGAGCACGTGAATTTAGGTAAAAATAAAGATATCAAATAGGCCACAAAACCCCCAAGGCAAACATGAACGGAGAAAAAAGGGATACTGTTGCCGGTAGTGGCGCTCTGCATCCTGCAGCCACTCCAGCATGTCGGACACCGACGGCGCGGCGGCCGAGCGCTCGATGACGGTGAGCAGATCCAAACTGTCTGTGTTCTGCTCGTAAAGCTGGAAGACGGCAGACACCTGGTTACTGATGGAATCTCTCACGGACTGCAGAGAAGacctgagggagggagagaggacggATGGCATGGGTCAAAATCAGAActctattgttttatttatttattctgggGCAGAATATAAATAAGTAGCTATAAATAGTATCGTCAGTCATCTGCACTCTACTAGTGTCAGTCATCTGCACTCTACCTCtaaaggtcatagtagtgtCAGTCATCTGCACTCTACTAGTGTCAGTCATCTGAACTCTACCTCTACAGGTCATAGTAGTGTCAGTCATCTGAACTCTACTAGTGTCAGTCATCTGAACTCTACTAGTGTCAGTCATCTGAACTCTACTAGTGTCAGTCATCTGAACTCTACTAGTGTCAGTCATCTGAACTCTACCTCTACAGGTCATAGTAGTGTCAGTCATCTGAACTCTACTAGTGTCAGTCATCTGAACTCTACTAGTGTCAGTCATCTGAACTCTACCTCTACAGGTCATAGTAGTGTCAGTCATCTGAACTCTACCTCTACAGGCCATAGTAGTGTCAGTCATCTGCACTCTACTAGTGTCAGTCATCTGAACTCTACCTCTACAGGTCATAGTAGTGTCAGTCATCTGAACTCTACCTCTACAGGTCATAGTAGTGTCAGTCATCTGCACTCTACCTCTACTCGTGTCAGTCATCTGAACTTTACCATGACAGGTGAGCATTACTAGTCATCTGCACTTATTATTGGTATGTCTCTTGCGTGTTATACAACTGACCACGACATTCGACTGCACTAATAGATACCACTTTGAACTGGGATGTGTCGATTGTCTCATGTTCTATTGTCACGTGCATCATATTTGTGAGTGACTTAAGCCAGCATGATAGTCGCAGCATACCGTGACGTCACAAACTAGCATGCCATCAGCCACTTTGGAAGTCAGGCTCACTTGgaatacaaagagagagagagggagggggtccTGAGCCCCTCTCAGCAATTGTAGCATGCCCTGCAGGTCGGGCCAGAGGCCGCACAATACGTGCGTATATCTCCGTGCATCATCCCTGCAGACTCACAGGCTTCCTTCAGTGTGCCGCACCATCCACCCAGCCACTTACATCTTCTCGTGGAGTTTGCCCAGCACCGTGTCCGTGGCGTGAGACAGCTTGAAACGCAGCCGTTCCTCCAGGTCGGGGAAGTCTCGCAGCGGCGTGTTGGAGATGTGGACGTTGGACAGCGCTCGCGACTGCTCCGCCAGGTTCCCCAGAGACACGAGCAGAGGGCTGCAATCGGCCGACACACTCCTCCATACTTTCTGGTTGTTCTCAAGAGCCTGGAAGCTTTTCCTCAGCGCTCGATGCAGCGAAGTAAGCGCAGGCGTGGACATTTCCAGTGTTTTTTAAAGACGCGTGTGCCCAGTACATGAGTCAGAGTATTTAAATTACTTTAGTCTCCTTAGACTCCTTTGACACCATAAACCATTTAAATGGGTGATATTAGCTGCTAATgtcatctctctcgctctctctttacCACGCTGTCTTGCCTGAACCCACTTCCGTCCTCCCGATGTCAACACTGACATTCggcgctctgattggtcgagaaCCACTTCCGGTAACGTAAAGCAAACGCGAGTCGTGATTCGCTGACTTCAGGTGAGGCCCCTCCCCGCGCGGACATTTGAAAATAGCTTTGTGAAGAGCAGAGACAGTTTCCGGCGTGAGGGGAAAAGAAACATATACAGGTAACTATTTACgtataattgttaataaaatATGTATCACCAAGTCATTATTAGAGTTATTaaatgtgtttgcgtgtgttttTACCAGCCGATGTTAGTACGAGTGACGTCACGTCGACTGTTTAAGTCGGTTAGCTAGCTCCGTAGCTACAGCTGAAATCAACTCGGTTATATAATTGCACAACGATACGGTGTGTCCTCGTGATACTGCTGTTTAGTGATACTGCTGTCTAGTGTTCTTAAATGTGGGTACATTCATGGTCTGTCCCTGTAGACATGGCGCCCAGAAAAAGGACCACCAAACAACGGAAAAACAACCCCAGAACGGCCAAAATGGAGGCTTTCCTGGAGGATTTCGACAGTGCAGGTGAAAACATTTAacctattttgttttgtattttttttctcaagcCAGCCTCCAATTCGAAAAACTGTCCCGCCAGCCCGCACGTTGTTTTGCGGTGTGCGGCTATATACTAGGCATTACGGCGTAAGAAccgacttcaaaataagagcacagTTCCGGTGAACGTCAATGTCAGTCAATGCGTCTATAAATCATAGATACGTTAATTAAAACATAACTATAAAGAAATATTAATAAACGAATGAGTGAAAAGTATACATTTTATGAATGATAACTTAAAGAACACAATAATTACCACATTGCAAACTGTATTTCaggaaacatttttaatttccaTTGGGTGAATGATATGGATAGCATACTACCTCAGAAGGTACCTCTTCCAATATCTGTGCATTATGATGTTAAGTTTAAAAGAAAATTGTCCATAGATGGAAACTAATTACTTGTTTAATAGTAGACCACCTGAATGGGTCCTCAGAGACAATCAAGACACTGATGAAGGACATCAAAAATGAAAGCTCTTCAAAATCTCCTTCATGATCTAACTTTAAATCGCATTTCGTCAGCCAATTTAGATTTCAGATTAGATTTAAAAGGAAATGGTTCATATGTACTCTACCTCTTATTCGGGTCATTGTAATGTAACATAGTATTATGAGACTAGCAAACAGAATGAAGCCAGATATGACAATAATTAATCTATTATTGAATAGGGCATCACATTGAAAACCCTCACCTAAATGTCTTGGTATTGGTAATAGTTTGTGAATATCTGCTGTTTCCTTATCTGAGTTTAGAGGTAAATTAATGCAATTTTAAAAGGTCTTTAATTTTGAAATTCAACATCAAAATGTTGTGATTCTCTCTGAGCTACACTTTAAGGCGTCTTACTCTTAATTAGTAGTTAACTTAATTTACTGGTCTAGGTTGTCTTTGGTCGACTGAAGTTGGCCGATAGTATCCATTGGGTTTATACATCATTGTATTATCTTTACTGAGGCATTACCATGTGAACCAACTTAAACTACTACTAATTGTGTAATCTAAGACTCCTGCTATGTTTTATCACAGTAAAGACCAGAGTTGGACAGATGAACGAGAAGTTCAACCAGCTACTGAAAGATGTGGACAACAGCTACAACATGGCTCTAATTAAGCTTCCCAAGGCGGTCCGACAGACAAACTGGATGGAGTTTTTCAGTAAGTTGACACAATTATATGTTGGGTAAAATGAGAAAGCCtttcatatcttttttttaatccgtttatattaaataaatacaaacttttCCCACATCTCTCTGTAGTGTCTGAGAAACCCAAGTCACCAGAAGTGGATAATATAAAGGTGATTTACTTTATGATCATGCGTTAGATCCACAGTGTGTCTCCATTTGGCTTGTGGCGGACGGCCCGGTGCCGTATATAACAGCATTCAGTTCTTGATCCAAATCTTCCTGTTGAACAGAGACGAGAGGAAGCTGCCGTCGTTAACAGCGTTGTGGCCGAGGACCACGCCGTCCTTCTGAAATCAGTCAAGAAAAGTACGTCGAAAGAGATTTGTCAGAGACCACCCAGGCTAAAACAGTGTTTCATGCAGCGGTCAATCTTTAAGATTTTGAGGCTGTTTTGCTTCCATAATATGGTTCACACTAGTGGAAAGAAAAATAtctaaaatacacatttacgTGTTTATTGTACTTCTTTGTATTTGTGTCTTTAGATTTCTCTGAAATTCATCTTGACTTCAGCAACAACTTTCCAtcaaacaaaatacatttttttatggcTGTTGTTTCTGATTCATGGAGTGATACCAAGAGAACAGAGATTCGTTAGCTTCTTCACCTGGTGTCTTTTTAAATGAAACCTGTCTATCAACGTCTTGTTGCTGATGCGCCTTTGAACGGGTATAGaataaaaaacttatttcactGCAGTCAAAAACGTAATGTTTGGGAAATGAAGGTTTTGTTGGCAAATCTCATCCCGTTTCTATTTCCTCTCCAACCCACAGCATCAAAGAAAAAGGGCGGAGCCAAATCCTGCTCCGGGGACGAAATCCTCCCGAGCAACATGAGGAAGGTAACGGGAACAACGGCTTTCTTTCCTCGTTGAAGCTCGCATGAGGAGCAAAACGCGCCATTGATCGTAATCATTCCACGTGATTTGCTGTGGAATGACGTTTGCGCGCAGCCACCTTACATGTGCTCGTTCCCGACTCAGGGAAAGGCAACGAGGAAACCGCCGACGACATCTAAACGGGCAAAGGCGCTGGCCGCCAGCATGCAGAACTCCTCCATCAGGCGGTGAGGCTTTTACTCCGGTACCGCTTCACCCCGAGCGGCCGGATGACGCCAGACTAACTTCTGTCTGTGGCGTTTCAGATCGAGCAGGAAGATGATGGTCACCCCCGCCAGGAGCATGCTGGACGCCTCTCTGATGATGGGCCCCACTCCCCTCATCACGCCGCGCTTCGACCCGAGGTGAGCAGGCCTTCTGGCTGTGGTTGCGTGACCGCCGCGGTACCGCCGCTCTTCTCCTTCCCGCACCAGGATGATTCATTCACTGTAAAGTGAAAGGCTCGTAACTCCGTCTGATCGTTGAGGTTAAACCTCTCCTAATGAAGTGATGGATAAAACCCAGAGagcaacatggggggggggggactgtctCCTCAATATAAGCACgtgcttgttaccttcgcattgaaaatgtggaaggttatgttttgatcgccgtctatttatttattcatttatttatttgtatgcgtgttattcgcataacaaaaaaagttttaaaccgaatcgcatggaatttggtgggatgattgtttattatccggggaccattggattcgattttgggatcgatcgagtcaaaggtcaaggtcatggaaaggtcaacatcttcttcaatcgcatgaaatttggtgggatgattggttattatccggggaccatttgattagattttggaatcaatcgggtcaaaggtcaaggtcatgaataggtcaacatctttttaccatagcacggtcaatttttatccaattggcatgcaactaatgccaacattttcataattcaatgcccaatcttgtgagatgcgaaggtatgcgctctaccgagtgaccgttctagtttaatttgtattttaagtGTCCTGATTAGGATTTGAAGAAAATGCAACGGGCAAATAAACAACCAAAGTATTGCATAAAATCCCCgggtgatttttaaaaaaaagcactctgCTTTTCATAGACGTGATCTGCAACTGAATGAATATGTATTTCATTATGCGTGGCGCTACAGACTTGCGATCACACTCATTTGAAAACGCCACTATTGGCGCAAAAAAGTGcacgttttgttttgtttttaactcGTGGATCTTTTTAGAATCGGAGACGATGCGTGTGCAGCCAGCAACGGGCTCCACGGCGCTCACCGCTCACGCTCTGTTCCCTCAGACTTCCCAAGACCCCCGCTGTGAGGAAACCCCGCCACAAAGAGAGGGTGTTCAGCATCTCGGTCAACGGCTCTCCCATCGCCTCAGGAAATGAGGACATCGTCATCAACGTGCCCATCGGCAACGGAGAGGTGCGACCCGGCCGTCATTTGAATATCACGAGCGTCATATTTATGCTGATTTTGGGTTTAACGTATGACATGAAGTCTGACAAGCTGGCGGACTTACCCGATGTCTTTGGTGATGTGTTGGTGCAGAGCGTCCAGCTGCTGGCCAGCCAGATGGACTCGGTGGACCTGTCTCTGCTGGATGAAAAGGCTCTGCGGAGCATCTGGCTGCTAAAGGTAAACTCTTCACTTGTCGGATCACATGGTCCGGTTTAGAGACGCAACGTGGTGAAATATTTGCACGTGCATTTAttctcattgtttttgttttttacttttcagaATCGCCTCACAACCCTGTGTGGAACCGCAGAGTGACCCAACAACCGTCTGTCAACTTGTACATTACCTTTTATAtgatattttattcatttactgTTGTAAGACCATCTAGTAGCTGTTTTACTTGCCTCACCGTtcgtttttaaatgtgtatttgggCTTTATCCTTCATGGGGTTATACTGTTGATCTCTTTTTCAGTGCTTTTTCtaaatttggattttatttgtcCTTCAAGCCTTGTGAGACGCTTAACTCTGCAACTATGGTTTTACTGCTCATAAGTACCCTCTAATCTTCCACTTGTATTCGTGCAAAATATTTTGTCATTGTTGAGTACACAACCCTCCTTGTACATAGATCAATCTTTGtctgcaaaaaacaataaaagatttAGCCCattgctgtctgtgtgtgtgtttattatagAAGGCAATGTGTTGCTAGATACGTGTTGGTGGTCACAGATCAGTCTTCACCAAGCTGCGCCTTTGCATAGTGACCGCTAGGTGGCAGCAGTTCTCCATGGACGTTGTacttgtgtgtctcttctccAGTTAACCTGACCTCAGTGTAAAACCTGTTTCAATACATCCGCTGCTGATCACCCACAACCGTGGTCTTCACTTTTAAGCTCCTATatttcaatataataataatgtacacttttattaatcccacagTGGGAACGTTCTTTGCATTTGACCCgtctttagttattaaggatcagtgggctgcagtgaagcaactgggcagttcagtgccttgctcaagggcacttcaacatgcagctatggggagagcggggatcgaaccgggtacctCGTGGTTGCTGGACGACCCAAATATATGTTTATGGGTAACCAATGAAACGTCGTTTACTTCCCGTCTTCAGCTGAACACGCTCTTCTTGCTCACAGGGGAAGGTCCTCTTGTCTCCACAACGTCGTTAACGCAGAGGGGTCGTCGACCGCCGGAGTCACGTGACTCGCTGTTTGGCAGGAAGTGGCAGCCCGTGCCCCCGCTGCCGGCACAGAGAACCCTGCCCTCTGACATCATAGCGCCGCCAATTAAGAGGCTCGTTAAGCTTCGTTAGGCCCGATGAGCTCGTTAGGGCTCCCACCTGGGATGGCTGTGGGTCACACCGGGGGCCCCACCTTGGGCCCAGGACAGACACGCGCAACTCCGCTCTTCCCATTGCACCGTATGCTACCAAGCCACAGCACGGGGAGctctgtgtgccccccccccccccctatccatCTGTATCCATCTTAAGCGCTTTAtcatctgtttaaaaaaaagaaaagccaagCTCTGCATTCCCACCAACGGCAGCTGTTGCGGTCAGCGGTGCGTGGCGTTCAGCTCCCTCGTTAGCGGAGCGCCGAGCCTTCGCGCACCTGCTCTACATATCATAGAATGTTCCTACCTGCGCCTCTGAATGGATcggaccctttttttttttttttctctccccctatTCTCTACGTGGGTGGAAAATTGCCATTTTGCACGGATGGCTTGGTTTTCTgtaagcaggcaggcaggcagcggCGCCGTGACAGGTGCGGTATGGATGGGGCGGATTTTGAGGTCACAGAGCAACACCGCTACATAAATCATCCGCAGAGATGTTCGGGATGAGGGACTGGAGCCTGAGATAATGGacgggagacacacacacacacacacacacacacacacacacacacacacacacacacacactacagagaCGATTCAAAGACCAgcagctctgtgtttgtgtgtgctggtTTAAAGCAGTCCAAAGGTCGGTCCAGTAAAGCAGCTGTTCAATAATCAATATTTTGTATGTGATCATTTATTTATAGGTCACACCCCTCCTGCCCGACACCTGTACAATGAGACATacacaaagagacaataaagGAGATGGAAAAACAACAGCAAAGACACAGAAAGAGGCTTGCATGTCTGTGCCCAGGGGCCCATTGTCTCatacctcctccccccccccccacacctctgTCTCCCCTATGGCTACGATATCTCCAGCTTGCTAGAAGAGCTACAGAAGTTTCAACAGACCTCTGGCAAAGTTGCTGCAAAGCCAACCTCATTGCacgttttacatttaaataaaactcaAATCTGATGAGGCTAATTCAAAAGGAGCTTTCATCACTGTGCAACCTGCTTCACTTGGTAATGAagggcttcccccccccccccccaaagtggCTAATTTAGGTTTGCCAGAGGAACCATCTTCCACTTTGTGGAGGGCTAATTGATTAACTCCAAACCGGTTGATGGTCATCACCTCCTGCAAAGGTCTCTTTGCGGGTTGTTCCAAGTGGACTGAAAAAAATCATTTGATGCTTTTTTTAGGTCGCGCCAGAGTCCCATCAACTAATTCCTTTACCTATCCTTTTCATCCCCTTGATCCACAAACACTCCCCCAACCAATCTCTAGCCCCGAACCCCAAACCCCGCCCCTTTCACCGCCCTCCCTCGCCGTCTCCCTCATTATGCATTTTCCGAAATCTGttatcatgaacacacacgcgTCTGACACGCGCATATACATCTCAACAAAGCTGTTCCCTTCCCGAACTGTTGGAGCCGGCGGGTTAATTGAGCCCCCAGACCTGGGGAAGCTGCCAAACGCTCCGCCAAGACGAATGGACCTGGCAGAGGCGTGTTCTCCTCGCGAAATTAATTCTCTGGTGCGTCGAGGCCTCCCATGAATCCCATCCGTCAAGTGGCCCCACTAATCAATTTATTCATGTGCCCGCACCTCCCCGTCCGCCACTGTCTCTCACTCAATTCTCACCCAGacagacgggagggggggggggggcaaaaaaaagagaaggcgTCGGCGATAATTCTTCGTCCCGTCTGACGGAGAGTTCGGGAGGTCGTAAGAGTCGAAATGAGACCGAACACGATGCATTCCGGTCGTGTGTTCTAGGGGCCTGATGGCGTGTTGATGGGTGGGGGCCCCTCTGTCGCCGGGCGGAGTAGAGAGGAACATCTGCTGCCCCcccctaaaataaaataaaaaacatcccGCGGGAACAAATCCCTGAAACCCAGCGCGGCAGTCGGAGGAGAGGCAGAAGGTTCGCGCCATTTGCTGTTTCCTTCTGCTCGGTGGCAGACGTTTGTCCTCGAGGGGTCGCGGCCATCTTTCTCTGCGTTGCCAAAAGATATTAAACCTGTTCTGTGATCCAAGAGAGATGTCACTCCTTGATTTGTGTCACCGTTAGTAAGGGGGATGCTTTTTATCTGCCGATGCCAAAGCTCAGGAGAAAGACAGCGACGTTGCTCTCTGCTttcacgttgtgtgtgtgtgtgtgtgtaaagtccaAGAGTTCACACACGTCCATCACATGTGATTTAATTTCCCCTCTTTGTGTTCTGGCCTTCAGTGAAAGCAGTGGAACTGTCTTTTCAATATAGTGCTACAGAAAGTTGGTGTGTGCGcactttaaatgtttcatgAATTTATCATTCCACAATTCAAAAACATGACATTAATGCTAAAATTActtatatatttactatatatgGTTGGATAACATGGATGGGTGATTGTAAAACCTTAAAGGCTTTAAAATCCTATAGAACGGCCTGCGTCAAAAGAAgttgaattaataataatagttataaCAATAACAACGTCATATTTCATTCTACACTGATCCATCAAGAACAAAAGATCTGTTCATTCCCGTTCTCCTGTACGAAGTGACGACAATAGAACATGTGGTCAAAGTGTAAGTTTTTAGGAGTTTAATAGCacagttttgtttattgtttcccCATATCCTAAATGTAtctttggtttatttaataagggacagagcacatt
Proteins encoded in this window:
- the cldn35 gene encoding claudin-4 — protein: MVNTSMQLISFTCAVTGWIMAIAVTALPQWKVSAFIGSNILTSEIKWEGIWMNCIYQTTGHMQCKTYDSMLALPPDIQAARALMCVAIFMGWLSCTVSCCGMKCTTCAGDDRRAKAGIALSGGVLFILTGLCVLIPVSWTANTVVQDFYNPQVPLMHKRELGQAIYLGWASGVILMISGAVLSSTCPLMERRSGRYRRGHVGRSFANTPASAPDPPKPITSNSVPLKEYV
- the cdca8 gene encoding borealin; its protein translation is MAPRKRTTKQRKNNPRTAKMEAFLEDFDSAVKTRVGQMNEKFNQLLKDVDNSYNMALIKLPKAVRQTNWMEFFMSEKPKSPEVDNIKRREEAAVVNSVVAEDHAVLLKSVKKTSKKKGGAKSCSGDEILPSNMRKGKATRKPPTTSKRAKALAASMQNSSIRRSSRKMMVTPARSMLDASLMMGPTPLITPRFDPRLPKTPAVRKPRHKERVFSISVNGSPIASGNEDIVINVPIGNGESVQLLASQMDSVDLSLLDEKALRSIWLLKNRLTTLCGTAE
- the c19h1orf109 gene encoding ribosome biogenesis protein C1orf109 homolog; protein product: MSTPALTSLHRALRKSFQALENNQKVWRSVSADCSPLLVSLGNLAEQSRALSNVHISNTPLRDFPDLEERLRFKLSHATDTVLGKLHEKMSSLQSVRDSISNQVSAVFQLYEQNTDSLDLLTVIERSAAAPSVSDMLEWLQDAERHYRQQFLQRKTLLLTLRPDDLSCLESAPERWKSLECPSAEDRITDTLHNVSFFTETQ